One Actinospica robiniae DSM 44927 genomic region harbors:
- a CDS encoding lysylphosphatidylglycerol synthase transmembrane domain-containing protein, whose translation MDTEERDAAPAAASAVTDSVPGPAPGRAAERAGNVVTVDEPPEPRRIRRQPDLMRLLFEGLLMVVILALGKIGVQTTSGLESDIHNGVQLAPPFLLSGITVITNITTAVIPVGLAVERLVRRDTRRVADAVIAAALSYGVTFLLNEWIRSSYAPNWLLTELTRHVSSGTTSPLHIYLATVIAFLTVLGFNDRPTLRTFTWVCIWIYALATLMSGDSALVGLIVTFLLGRAVAFAWRYAWGVVNERPTGQVVVRSLRSAGLVPVACRWQGEHEDVRRYEVRCADGTYLDVTVLDRDRQAVGLLYRIYRRIRLRGPAQRRNLFSLRRTVDQEALISYALRDAGINTPRLVAVRELSGDAALLAYERVQSCPLDQLPKEKVTDALLIRVWETVAALGRAQMAHRRLALDSIQVDQHGQIWLTELRNGEIAAADLQQLLDITDTMTALALKAGPERTVATGARVLGDERIGSAWPMLQPVVLTRSTRNAMRKSKHLLQRLREQILERRPHAEALEPVKLERLSPKTLLTVGAGCFAVYVLLFQLSSASSQSGKNLLELFLEASPWWLLVAVVASALTYVAAAMVLTGFIPEKLPVLHNLLVQVAAGFVSLVAPAAVGGVALNTRYMQKRGIPTGAAVSAVGASQAVAFVIHIALIATFSFIAGQNVGRSDSSTLVIAILLAIAILIMVVMAVPPLRHFAKVRLAPFFEGSLPRLLDVAQNPRKLTIALGGTVALSLFNALCLWASVHAMAPTSKSPHAISYATAAVVFLTAQTAGSFIPVPSGVGTVELAMTGALKLVGVDNETAVTSVLVYRMLRTYLPAIPGYLTFTQLQRKGLL comes from the coding sequence ATGGACACCGAGGAGCGGGACGCGGCTCCGGCCGCGGCCTCGGCCGTCACGGACTCCGTCCCCGGCCCTGCGCCGGGACGGGCGGCAGAGCGGGCGGGCAACGTGGTCACGGTGGACGAGCCGCCGGAGCCGCGCCGGATACGGCGGCAGCCGGACCTGATGCGGCTGCTGTTCGAGGGCCTGCTCATGGTCGTCATCCTGGCCCTGGGCAAGATCGGCGTGCAGACCACCTCGGGCCTCGAGTCCGACATCCACAACGGGGTGCAGCTCGCGCCGCCGTTCCTGCTCAGCGGCATCACGGTGATCACCAACATCACCACCGCGGTGATCCCGGTCGGCCTCGCGGTCGAGCGGCTGGTGCGCCGGGACACCCGGCGGGTGGCCGACGCGGTGATCGCGGCGGCGCTCTCCTACGGGGTCACCTTCCTGCTCAACGAGTGGATCCGGTCCTCGTACGCGCCGAACTGGCTGCTGACCGAGCTGACCCGGCACGTGAGCTCGGGCACCACCTCGCCGCTGCACATCTACCTCGCCACGGTGATCGCGTTCCTGACCGTGCTGGGCTTCAACGACCGCCCGACCCTGCGCACCTTCACCTGGGTGTGCATCTGGATCTACGCCCTGGCCACGCTGATGAGCGGGGACAGCGCGCTGGTCGGACTGATCGTCACCTTCCTGCTCGGCCGGGCCGTGGCCTTCGCCTGGCGCTACGCCTGGGGCGTGGTCAACGAGCGGCCCACCGGCCAGGTCGTGGTCCGCTCGCTGCGCTCGGCCGGCCTGGTCCCGGTGGCCTGCCGCTGGCAGGGCGAGCACGAGGACGTGCGGCGCTACGAGGTGCGCTGCGCGGACGGCACCTACCTGGACGTGACCGTGCTGGACCGGGACCGGCAAGCGGTCGGCCTGCTGTACCGGATCTATCGCCGGATCAGGCTGCGCGGCCCGGCGCAGCGGCGCAACCTGTTCTCGCTGCGCCGTACGGTGGACCAGGAGGCGCTGATCTCCTACGCCCTGCGCGACGCCGGGATCAACACGCCGCGGCTGGTGGCCGTGCGCGAGCTGAGCGGGGACGCGGCGCTGCTGGCGTACGAGCGGGTGCAGTCCTGCCCGCTGGACCAGCTGCCGAAGGAGAAGGTCACCGACGCGCTGCTGATCCGGGTGTGGGAGACGGTGGCCGCGCTCGGCCGGGCCCAGATGGCGCACCGCCGGCTCGCGCTGGACTCGATCCAGGTGGACCAGCACGGCCAGATCTGGCTGACCGAGCTGCGCAACGGCGAGATCGCCGCGGCCGACCTGCAGCAGCTGCTCGACATCACCGACACCATGACCGCGCTCGCGCTCAAGGCCGGACCGGAGCGCACCGTGGCCACCGGCGCGCGGGTGCTCGGCGACGAGCGGATCGGCTCGGCCTGGCCGATGCTCCAGCCGGTCGTGCTCACCCGCTCCACCCGCAACGCCATGCGCAAGTCCAAGCACCTGCTCCAGCGCCTGCGCGAGCAGATCCTGGAGCGGCGCCCGCACGCCGAGGCCCTCGAGCCGGTCAAGCTGGAGCGGCTGAGCCCGAAGACGCTGCTGACCGTCGGGGCGGGCTGCTTCGCCGTCTACGTGCTGCTCTTCCAGCTCTCCTCGGCCAGCTCGCAGAGCGGCAAGAACCTGCTCGAGCTCTTCCTCGAGGCCTCGCCGTGGTGGCTGCTGGTGGCGGTGGTCGCCTCCGCGCTCACCTACGTGGCCGCGGCGATGGTGCTCACCGGCTTCATCCCGGAGAAGCTGCCGGTGCTGCACAACCTGCTGGTGCAGGTGGCCGCGGGCTTCGTCTCGCTGGTGGCCCCGGCCGCGGTGGGCGGGGTGGCCCTGAACACCCGGTACATGCAGAAGCGCGGCATCCCCACCGGGGCCGCGGTCAGCGCGGTCGGCGCCTCCCAGGCGGTGGCCTTCGTCATCCACATCGCGCTGATCGCCACGTTCAGCTTCATCGCCGGCCAGAACGTGGGCCGGTCCGACTCCTCCACCCTGGTCATCGCGATCCTGCTGGCCATCGCCATCCTGATCATGGTGGTGATGGCGGTGCCGCCGCTGCGCCACTTCGCCAAGGTCCGCCTCGCCCCGTTCTTCGAGGGCTCGCTGCCGCGGCTGCTGGACGTGGCGCAGAACCCGCGGAAGCTGACCATCGCGCTCGGCGGCACGGTGGCGCTCTCGCTGTTCAACGCGCTGTGCCTGTGGGCCTCGGTGCACGCGATGGCGCCGACGTCCAAGTCCCCGCACGCGATCAGCTACGCGACCGCCGCCGTGGTGTTCCTGACCGCGCAGACGGCCGGCTCCTTCATCCCGGTGCCCTCGGGCGTCGGCACGGTGGAGCTGGCGATGACCGGAGCGCTCAAGCTGGTCGGCGTGGACAACGAGACCGCGGTGACCTCCGTGCTGGTCTACCGGATGCTGCGGACCTACCTGCCGGCCATCCCCGGGTACCTCACCTTCACCCAGCTGCAACGCAAAGGCCTGCTATAG
- the moeZ gene encoding adenylyltransferase/sulfurtransferase MoeZ translates to MKLPPLVEPAEGLSVEEVRRYSRHLIIPDVAMDGQKRLKNAKVLCVGAGGLGSPALMYLAAAGVGTLGIVEFDTVDESNLQRQIIHGQSDIGRSKAESARDSVREINPLVNVLLHEERLDSSNVMELFAQYDLIIDGTDNFATRYLVNDACVLLNKPYVWGSIYRFDGQASVFWSEYGPCYRCLYPEPPPPGMVPSCAEGGVLGVLCASIGAIQVTEGIKLLTGVGESLVGRLMIYDALEMTYRTVKVRKDPECAVCGKNPTVTELIDYEAFCGAVSEEAQEAVKDSTITPRILKQWIDEGENLEIIDVREPAEWEIVNIDGAKLVPKNEFLMGDALTKLPQDKKIVLHCKSGVRSAEVLALVKAAGFTDAVHLGGGIVGWVNQIEPGKPIY, encoded by the coding sequence GTGAAGCTTCCGCCGCTGGTTGAACCGGCCGAAGGGCTCTCCGTCGAAGAGGTCCGCCGCTACTCGCGCCACCTGATCATCCCCGACGTGGCGATGGACGGGCAGAAGCGCCTGAAGAACGCCAAGGTGCTGTGCGTCGGCGCCGGCGGTCTCGGCTCCCCGGCGTTGATGTACCTGGCCGCGGCCGGCGTCGGCACCCTCGGCATCGTCGAGTTCGACACCGTCGACGAGTCGAACCTGCAGCGCCAGATCATCCACGGCCAGTCCGACATCGGCCGGTCCAAGGCCGAGTCCGCGCGTGACTCCGTGCGCGAGATCAACCCGCTGGTCAACGTGCTCCTGCACGAGGAGCGGCTGGACTCCTCCAACGTGATGGAGCTGTTCGCCCAGTACGACCTGATCATCGACGGCACCGACAACTTCGCCACCCGGTACCTGGTCAACGACGCGTGCGTGCTGCTGAACAAGCCGTACGTGTGGGGCTCGATCTACCGGTTCGACGGCCAGGCCTCGGTGTTCTGGTCCGAGTACGGACCCTGCTACCGCTGCCTCTACCCGGAGCCCCCGCCCCCCGGCATGGTCCCGTCCTGCGCCGAGGGCGGCGTCCTCGGCGTGCTGTGCGCCTCGATCGGCGCGATCCAGGTGACCGAGGGCATCAAGCTGCTGACCGGCGTCGGCGAGTCGCTGGTCGGCCGGCTGATGATCTACGACGCCCTGGAGATGACCTACCGCACCGTCAAGGTCCGCAAGGACCCGGAGTGCGCGGTCTGCGGCAAGAACCCGACGGTCACCGAGCTGATCGACTACGAGGCGTTCTGCGGCGCGGTCTCCGAGGAGGCGCAGGAGGCGGTCAAGGACTCGACCATCACCCCGCGCATCCTCAAGCAGTGGATCGACGAGGGCGAGAACCTCGAGATCATCGACGTGCGCGAGCCGGCCGAGTGGGAGATCGTGAACATCGACGGGGCGAAGCTGGTCCCGAAGAACGAGTTCCTGATGGGCGACGCGCTGACCAAGCTGCCGCAGGACAAGAAGATCGTGCTGCACTGCAAGTCGGGCGTGCGCTCGGCCGAGGTGCTGGCCCTGGTCAAGGCGGCCGGCTTCACCGACGCGGTGCACCTCGGCGGCGGCATCGTCGGCTGGGTCAACCAGATCGAGCCGGGCAAGCCGATCTACTAA
- a CDS encoding TetR family transcriptional regulator — translation MRLPRVARRNQLLGAAREVFVAQGYHSAAMDDIAERAGVSKPVLYQHFPGKLELYLALLDQQCEIMVDKIRSALDSTHDNKQRVAATMDAYFDFVEHETGAFRLVFESDLTNEPAVRERVADAQLECARLISVVIAEDTGLAPEESMLLAVGLTGISQVTARYWLASGSSVSRDTASLLISQLAWRGIAKFPMGHHGADGGK, via the coding sequence ATGCGGCTGCCCCGGGTGGCGCGACGCAACCAGCTGCTCGGCGCCGCCCGCGAGGTCTTCGTGGCGCAGGGCTACCACTCCGCCGCGATGGACGACATCGCCGAGCGCGCGGGTGTGTCGAAGCCGGTGCTCTACCAGCACTTCCCGGGCAAGCTCGAGCTCTACCTCGCGCTGCTCGACCAGCAGTGCGAGATCATGGTGGACAAGATCCGCAGCGCGCTCGACTCCACCCACGACAACAAGCAGCGCGTGGCCGCGACCATGGACGCCTACTTCGACTTCGTCGAGCACGAGACCGGGGCGTTCCGGCTGGTGTTCGAGTCGGACCTGACCAACGAGCCGGCCGTGCGCGAGCGGGTGGCCGACGCGCAGCTCGAGTGCGCCCGGCTGATCAGCGTGGTGATCGCGGAGGACACCGGCCTCGCGCCGGAGGAGTCGATGCTGCTGGCCGTGGGCCTGACCGGCATCTCCCAGGTGACCGCGCGGTACTGGCTGGCCAGCGGCTCGAGCGTGTCCCGGGACACCGCCTCGCTGCTGATCTCGCAGCTGGCCTGGCGCGGCATCGCGAAGTTCCCGATGGGCCACCACGGCGCCGACGGCGGGAAATAG
- a CDS encoding DUF3107 domain-containing protein, whose translation MEIKIGVQHAARELSVESTLTPEEVAAAVADAIGGKSGLLVLEDEKGRRVIVPADRLAYVEIGEQTARRVGFGAL comes from the coding sequence GTGGAGATCAAGATCGGCGTCCAGCATGCGGCCCGCGAGCTGTCCGTGGAGTCCACGCTGACTCCGGAGGAGGTGGCCGCCGCCGTGGCCGACGCGATCGGCGGGAAGTCCGGCCTGCTCGTGCTCGAGGACGAGAAGGGCCGCCGGGTGATCGTGCCGGCGGACCGGCTGGCCTACGTGGAGATCGGCGAGCAGACCGCGCGGCGGGTCGGGTTCGGCGCGCTCTAG
- a CDS encoding DEAD/DEAH box helicase, translating into MVATLDALGIRSPFPIQSATIPVALTGADIIGQAKTGTGKTLAFGVPVLQRIEPADPAEAPAAEPEEAAAAPAAAKSGGSRRRGRSGGSGAAAAKLPPAGGTPQALIVVPTRELAVQVCNDLAEAGSARGARVHALYGGRAYEPQIKALSEGVDVAVATPGRLLDLVNQGHLNLGRVRTLVLDEADEMLDLGFLPDVERIVKQVPAKRQTLLFSATMPGAVISLARQYMTKPTHIRAADPLDQGISVANIKQFVYRAHDMDKIEMLARILQADGRGLSMVFARTKRAVARITEELQDRHFAVGAVHGDLAQGAREQALRAFRNGKVDVLVATDVAARGIDVEGVTHVVNYQCPEDEKVYTHRIGRTGRAGRTGTSVTLVDWEDMPRWGLINKALGLDYAEPVELYSTSPQLFADLSIPEGAKGALPKQDRVRAGLDAEAIEDLGGPARRGRGAKPAAEPEPRPERAPRQRRRTRGGHRPETDEQAAVLGAAPVTETVAAPVAEPAAVEEAVADKPARKRTRKRATTEPVAEAVETVDAVATIDAVVAEPVAEVEEAVVEKPARKRTRKRVTTEPVAEAVETVDAVAAEPVAAEPVAEPVAAVEEAVAEKPARKRTRKRAAVAPEADAAPVRPAPAEEVAAAEPVAAVEAPAEPAPARTRTRRRATAPAATPEPHQAPAAAAPAAPAAPAAEEPKPRRGRGGGANARGGSIKLASGSLADPVTAAESEPATESAAEPAGEPAQAVFTQEPILPQRPESGRAPRKRGGKKAVAAKSAAASNRVTSALPEDEGTEDAILDAVNVGPVANRRRTQV; encoded by the coding sequence ATCGTCGCGACCCTGGACGCGCTCGGCATCCGCTCGCCGTTCCCGATCCAGTCCGCCACCATCCCGGTCGCGCTGACCGGCGCCGACATCATCGGCCAGGCGAAGACCGGCACCGGCAAGACCCTCGCCTTCGGCGTCCCGGTGCTCCAGCGGATCGAGCCGGCCGACCCGGCCGAGGCCCCGGCCGCCGAGCCCGAAGAGGCGGCCGCCGCGCCCGCCGCGGCCAAGTCCGGCGGCTCGCGCCGGCGCGGCCGCTCCGGCGGCTCCGGCGCCGCCGCGGCCAAGCTGCCCCCGGCCGGCGGCACTCCGCAGGCCCTGATCGTGGTGCCCACCCGCGAGCTCGCCGTGCAGGTGTGCAACGACCTCGCCGAGGCGGGCAGCGCGCGCGGGGCGCGGGTGCACGCGCTCTACGGCGGCCGCGCCTACGAGCCGCAGATCAAGGCCCTGAGCGAGGGCGTGGACGTGGCCGTGGCCACCCCGGGCCGGCTGCTCGACCTGGTCAACCAGGGCCACCTGAACCTGGGCCGAGTGCGCACGCTGGTGCTCGACGAGGCGGACGAGATGCTCGACCTCGGCTTCCTGCCGGACGTGGAGCGCATCGTCAAGCAGGTCCCGGCCAAGCGCCAGACGCTGCTGTTCTCCGCCACCATGCCCGGCGCGGTGATCTCGCTGGCCCGGCAGTACATGACCAAGCCGACCCACATCCGCGCGGCCGACCCGCTGGACCAGGGCATCTCGGTGGCCAACATCAAGCAGTTCGTCTACCGGGCGCACGACATGGACAAGATCGAGATGCTCGCGCGCATCCTGCAGGCCGACGGCCGCGGGCTGAGCATGGTCTTCGCCCGCACCAAGCGCGCCGTCGCCCGGATCACCGAGGAGCTGCAGGACCGTCACTTCGCGGTCGGCGCGGTGCACGGCGACCTGGCCCAGGGCGCCCGCGAGCAGGCGCTGCGCGCGTTCCGCAACGGCAAGGTGGACGTGCTCGTGGCCACCGACGTCGCCGCGCGCGGCATCGACGTCGAGGGCGTGACCCACGTGGTCAACTACCAGTGCCCGGAGGACGAGAAGGTCTACACCCACCGCATCGGGCGCACCGGCCGGGCCGGGCGCACCGGCACCTCGGTGACGCTGGTGGACTGGGAGGACATGCCGCGCTGGGGCCTGATCAACAAGGCCCTCGGCCTCGACTACGCGGAGCCGGTCGAGCTGTACTCCACCTCGCCGCAGCTGTTCGCGGACCTGAGCATCCCGGAGGGCGCCAAGGGCGCGCTGCCGAAGCAGGACCGGGTGCGGGCCGGCCTCGACGCCGAGGCGATCGAGGACCTCGGCGGCCCGGCCCGGCGCGGTCGCGGCGCCAAGCCGGCGGCCGAGCCCGAGCCCCGTCCGGAGCGCGCGCCGCGTCAGCGTCGGCGCACCCGCGGCGGCCACCGCCCGGAGACCGACGAGCAGGCCGCGGTGCTCGGCGCCGCTCCGGTGACGGAGACGGTCGCGGCCCCGGTGGCGGAGCCCGCAGCAGTCGAAGAAGCCGTCGCCGATAAGCCCGCGCGCAAGCGCACCCGCAAGCGCGCCACGACCGAGCCGGTCGCCGAAGCGGTCGAGACCGTCGACGCCGTCGCCACCATCGACGCGGTCGTCGCCGAGCCGGTCGCAGAGGTCGAAGAAGCCGTCGTCGAGAAGCCGGCCCGCAAGCGCACCCGCAAGCGCGTCACGACCGAGCCGGTCGCCGAAGCGGTCGAGACGGTAGACGCCGTCGCCGCGGAGCCCGTCGCCGCCGAGCCCGTCGCCGAGCCCGTCGCAGCAGTCGAAGAAGCCGTCGCCGAGAAGCCCGCGCGCAAGCGCACCCGCAAGCGTGCGGCCGTCGCCCCCGAGGCCGACGCCGCGCCGGTGCGGCCCGCGCCGGCCGAGGAGGTCGCGGCAGCCGAGCCGGTCGCCGCGGTCGAGGCTCCGGCCGAGCCCGCCCCGGCACGCACCCGGACGCGTCGTCGGGCCACCGCGCCCGCCGCGACTCCCGAGCCGCACCAGGCGCCGGCCGCGGCAGCGCCCGCCGCCCCGGCTGCCCCGGCCGCTGAAGAGCCCAAGCCGCGGCGCGGCCGCGGCGGCGGCGCGAACGCGCGCGGCGGCAGCATCAAGCTGGCGTCGGGTTCGCTGGCCGACCCGGTGACGGCAGCCGAGTCCGAGCCGGCCACCGAGTCGGCGGCGGAGCCCGCGGGCGAGCCGGCCCAGGCCGTGTTCACCCAGGAGCCGATCCTGCCGCAGCGCCCCGAGAGCGGCCGCGCGCCGCGCAAGCGCGGCGGCAAGAAGGCGGTGGCGGCGAAGTCCGCGGCCGCCTCCAACCGGGTGACCTCGGCCCTGCCCGAGGACGAGGGCACCGAGGACGCCATACTCGACGCGGTGAACGTCGGACCGGTGGCCAACCGCCGGCGGACCCAGGTCTGA
- a CDS encoding alpha/beta fold hydrolase, giving the protein MSVPPTLALPAGTDRVRLSLTAGPLAALEAAPDPDVPARGELICVPGFTGSKEDFLPLLAPLSRVGVRVLSIDQRGQCDSPGLPANRPYTLRGYGRELRELIEQRAEASGTRPHLLAHSFGGYVARQALLEGPALPLASVTLLGTGPAAVPRPAADRVRLFLAVSSVISPVRGNRMLLLDRHRDPQVKAFLRHRIKANDTRSLRAIARWLLTETDRTDQLAAALRRDALPCFVMCGADERTWRASAQRGMADRLGAPFAAVPNAGHSVNVEQPAEVVARLLDFWAGLGPNAADRPAGAHAPAGS; this is encoded by the coding sequence GTGTCCGTGCCGCCGACCCTGGCCCTGCCCGCCGGGACGGACCGGGTGCGGCTGTCCCTCACCGCCGGTCCGCTGGCCGCGCTCGAAGCCGCGCCGGATCCCGACGTGCCCGCCCGCGGCGAGCTGATCTGCGTGCCCGGATTCACCGGGTCCAAAGAGGATTTCCTGCCGCTGCTCGCGCCGCTGTCCCGGGTGGGCGTGCGGGTGCTCTCGATCGACCAGCGCGGCCAGTGCGACTCCCCCGGCCTGCCCGCGAACCGGCCCTACACGCTGCGCGGCTACGGCCGCGAACTCAGGGAGCTGATCGAGCAGCGGGCCGAGGCCTCGGGCACCCGCCCGCACCTGCTCGCGCACTCCTTCGGCGGCTACGTGGCCCGGCAGGCGCTGCTGGAGGGCCCGGCGCTGCCGCTGGCCTCGGTGACGCTGCTGGGCACCGGCCCCGCCGCCGTCCCGCGCCCGGCGGCCGACCGGGTGCGGCTGTTCCTGGCCGTCAGCAGCGTGATCAGCCCGGTGCGCGGCAACCGGATGCTGCTGCTCGACCGGCACCGCGATCCGCAGGTGAAGGCGTTCCTGCGGCACCGGATAAAGGCGAACGACACCAGGTCGCTGCGGGCCATCGCGCGCTGGCTGCTGACCGAGACGGACCGGACCGACCAGCTCGCCGCGGCGCTGCGCCGGGACGCACTGCCCTGCTTCGTGATGTGCGGGGCCGACGAGCGCACCTGGCGGGCGTCAGCCCAGCGCGGCATGGCGGATCGGCTCGGCGCCCCGTTCGCCGCGGTGCCGAACGCCGGGCACTCGGTCAACGTCGAGCAGCCGGCCGAGGTGGTCGCGCGCCTGCTCGACTTCTGGGCCGGACTCGGGCCGAACGCCGCGGACCGCCCCGCCGGCGCCCACGCGCCCGCGGGCTCCTAG
- a CDS encoding ATP-binding protein, protein MRTMMHEAPPASAAAPAADGVWWTFPALPVHARLARVWLEGWLDAQCPGKEEQAYGALVAFSELVTNSVLHGAGPITVHARLVDRRLLCEVTDRCVDLPMLLDAGPEDEHHRGLSLVEALTESWWVRAAPGGGKTTSFLVDLDEG, encoded by the coding sequence ATGCGCACCATGATGCACGAAGCGCCCCCGGCTTCCGCCGCCGCCCCCGCAGCGGACGGAGTGTGGTGGACGTTCCCCGCCCTGCCGGTGCACGCGCGGCTGGCGCGGGTCTGGCTGGAGGGGTGGCTGGACGCGCAGTGCCCGGGCAAGGAGGAGCAGGCGTACGGCGCCCTCGTCGCCTTCAGCGAGCTGGTGACCAACTCGGTGCTGCACGGCGCCGGCCCGATCACCGTGCACGCCCGGCTGGTGGACCGGAGGCTGCTGTGCGAGGTCACCGACCGCTGCGTGGACCTGCCGATGCTGCTCGACGCCGGCCCCGAGGACGAGCACCATCGAGGGCTGAGTCTGGTCGAGGCGCTCACCGAGAGCTGGTGGGTGCGGGCCGCCCCGGGCGGCGGGAAGACCACCTCGTTCCTGGTGGACCTGGACGAGGGGTGA